DNA sequence from the Pseudomonas fluorescens Q2-87 genome:
TTTGCGGCGGGCAAGTCGACATGGTTGTAGCCGGCCGAGCGCAGCGCGATCAACCGGGTGCCGCCATGGGCCAGTCGTTCCAGTACCGGGGCGCTGAGGTCATCATTGATGAACGCACAGACCACTTCATGCCGTTCGGCCAGGGACACGGTGTCCAGGCTCAAGCGAGCCGGCTGGAACTGCAACTCCAGGCCGGCGGGCGGCGGGGCTTTGCTGAAACTGTCACGGTCGTAGGTCTGGCTGCTGAAAAGAATAGCGCGCATGGCGGCCTCCTGGCTCTGGGATGGACTCAGCATAACCGCCATCGTCCCTGCCGCCATTGCCCTGGATCAGGCGCTGATGCGTGCCTCGCTGGCCAGGCGATTGATGGCGCGCTCCAGTTCTTCCAGGGCTGCGGTGGCTTTAGGGTCCTGTTGCTTGAGCAGGGTTTCGCTGCGCTGGCAGGCGGCACGCAATTGCGGTACGCCGCAATAGCGGGTGGCGCCGTGCAGACGATGCACCCGTTCGATCAGCGCATTGTGATCGTTGGCCTCGTTGGCCTGGCGGATCGCTTCGCGGTCGGCTTCCAGGGACGCCAGCAGCATCGCCAGCATGTCTGCCGCCAGGTCGGCTTTGCCGGCGGCCAGGCGCAGGCCTTCCTCGTGATCGAGCACCAAGAGTTCGCTGCCGGCCGGGGCGTCGCCGTTGCGCTCCGGCGACTGGTTGCGCAGGGCCAGGCCGGTCCATTTCAACACCACCTGGGCCAGTTGCCGTTCGCTGATGGGTTTGGTCAGGTAATCGTCCATGCCGCTTTGCAGCAAGGCGCGTTTTTCGTTGGCCATGGCATGAGCGGTGAGGGCGACGATCGGCAACGGCGTGCAGTGCCGCTCGCTTTCCCATTGGCGGATCGCCTCGGTACTCTGGCGACCATCCATACCGGGCATCTGCACGTCCATCAGCACCAGATCGAAGGTCTCCTTTTGCACGGCCTTGACGGCGGCGTAACCACTTTCCACCGCCAGCACCTTGGCCCCCATGTCTTCGAGCAGTGTCTGTACCAGCAGCAGGTTGGCCGGGTTGTCGTCCACGCACAGCACTTTTGGCGCGCGGCTGGCCACGGGCTCGTTGGGTTCGCTGCGGGTCGGGCGCGGGTTGACCAGGTCGGAAAGCGAACGGCGCAACTTGCGGGTGCAGGCCGGCTTGGCCTGCAACTGACTGTGGGGGTTGGGCACCGAGAGGTGATACAGCGTCTGTTCAGTGGTGGGGCACAGCACAAGGACTTTGCAGCCCAGGTGCTCAAGGTCCCAGATATGTTGGTTGAGGCGCTCCGGCGGCATATCGTTGCTGGTGATGCCGAGCACGGCCAGATCGATCGCCTGGTCGGTCTGGTGGGCGATGGTCACGCCGTTGGTCAGGGTTTCCAGGGTGTTGAACGGCGTCACTTGCAGGCCGCAGTCTTCGAGCTGGTGCTGCAAGGCCTGGCGCGCCAGTTCGTGGTTCTCCAGCACCGCCACGCGCCGCCCCAGCAGCGGTGGACCGGGCAGGTCCTCGGCGTCGTCGCGGGTCTTGGGCAGGCGCAGGCTGATCCAGAATTCCGAGCCTTCGCCCGGCGTGCTGTCGACGCCGATCTCGCCACCCATCTGCTCCACCAGACGTTTGGAAATCACCAGGCCCAACCCGGTGCCGCCCGGTTGCCGGGACAGCGAATTATCGGCCTGGCTGAATGCCTGGAACAGCGCCCGCACGTCCTGGCTGGATAAGCCAATGCCGGTATCCTGGATGCTGATGCGCAACTGCACGCTGTCTTCGTGTTCGTCTTCAAGCATGGCCCGGGCGACGATGGTGCCCTCGCGGGTGAACTTGATGGCATTGCTCACCAGGTTGGTGAGGATCTGCTTGAGGCGCAACGGATCGCCCACCAACGACAACGGCGTGTCCCGGTACACCAGGCTCACCAGCTCCAGCTGTTTGGCGTGGGCTGCGGGCGCGAGGATGGTCAGGGTGTCCTGCAACAGGTCGCGCAGGTTGAACGGGATATTGTCGAGCACCAGCTTGCCGGCCTCGATCTTCGAAAAGTCGAGGATCTCGTTGATGATGCCCAGCAGGCTGTCGGCGGATTTTTCAATGGTGCCCAGGTAGTCGAGCTGACGCGGGGTCAGTTCGCTTTTCTGCAATAAATGGGTGAAGCCAAGGATGCCGTTGAGCGGCGTGCGGATTTCATGGCTCATGTTCGCCAGGAATTCGGACTTGATCCGGCTGGCCTCCAGGGCCTCCTTGCGGGCCAGGTCCAGCTCGATATTCTGGATCTCGATGGTTTCCAGATTCTGGCGCACGTCTTCGGTGGCCTGGTCGATGCTGTGCTGCAACTCTTCCTGGGCATTCTGCAAGGTGCTGGCCATGCGATTGATGCCTGAGGCCAGCTCATCCAATTCCTGGCTGCCCAGCGCAGGCAAGCGGGTTTCCAGGTGACCGTCCTTGAGTTGCGCCACTGCGAGCTTGATCTGGCTCAGCGGGCGATTGATCGTGCGCCCCATGCGCAGGGCCAGCAGCGCGGTCAGGCCCAAGCCGGCGGCAATCAACAACAGGCTGGCGAACAGGCTGCGATAACCCCGCAGCAGCATGCCACTGTGGGACAACTCCAGCTCGACCCAGCCCAGCAGGCGGTCGGCTTCCTCGGGAATCAGTTCGCCTGCCAGGTTGCGGTGCTTGCCGAATACCGG
Encoded proteins:
- a CDS encoding response regulator, whose amino-acid sequence is MLKKLGIKGRVLLLTLLPTSLMALVLGGYFTWMQQSDLHAQLLQRGEMIAEQLAPLVAPAMSRQDTDLLERIATQSLEQTDVRAVTFLAPDRSPLAHAGPTMLNRAPEGNSTQLLQRTGNDATRYLLPVFGKHRNLAGELIPEEADRLLGWVELELSHSGMLLRGYRSLFASLLLIAAGLGLTALLALRMGRTINRPLSQIKLAVAQLKDGHLETRLPALGSQELDELASGINRMASTLQNAQEELQHSIDQATEDVRQNLETIEIQNIELDLARKEALEASRIKSEFLANMSHEIRTPLNGILGFTHLLQKSELTPRQLDYLGTIEKSADSLLGIINEILDFSKIEAGKLVLDNIPFNLRDLLQDTLTILAPAAHAKQLELVSLVYRDTPLSLVGDPLRLKQILTNLVSNAIKFTREGTIVARAMLEDEHEDSVQLRISIQDTGIGLSSQDVRALFQAFSQADNSLSRQPGGTGLGLVISKRLVEQMGGEIGVDSTPGEGSEFWISLRLPKTRDDAEDLPGPPLLGRRVAVLENHELARQALQHQLEDCGLQVTPFNTLETLTNGVTIAHQTDQAIDLAVLGITSNDMPPERLNQHIWDLEHLGCKVLVLCPTTEQTLYHLSVPNPHSQLQAKPACTRKLRRSLSDLVNPRPTRSEPNEPVASRAPKVLCVDDNPANLLLVQTLLEDMGAKVLAVESGYAAVKAVQKETFDLVLMDVQMPGMDGRQSTEAIRQWESERHCTPLPIVALTAHAMANEKRALLQSGMDDYLTKPISERQLAQVVLKWTGLALRNQSPERNGDAPAGSELLVLDHEEGLRLAAGKADLAADMLAMLLASLEADREAIRQANEANDHNALIERVHRLHGATRYCGVPQLRAACQRSETLLKQQDPKATAALEELERAINRLASEARISA